In Patescibacteria group bacterium, a single genomic region encodes these proteins:
- the ruvB gene encoding Holliday junction branch migration DNA helicase RuvB, with product MSQSDSKKDLQKGAGKVPSVGTDVGGAPADENFLDQTLRPSQWDDYIGQKNIKENLSILLTAARERNHPPEHILFYGPPGLGKTTLAHLISKEMNAQMKVTSGPAIEKVGDLASILTNLSAGDILFVDEIHRLNRSIEEILYPAMESGSLDIIIGKGPSARTIQLELPAFTLIAATTRIAMLSSPLRSRFSGGTFRLEFYSQPEIEEIVKRSAKILGVEIETAAIAEIAKRSRFTPRTANYLLKRCRDFAQVKKGKLDADVVKKALDLLGVDHIGLLPSDRAVLTTLIEKFSGGPVGLNTLAAALSEEEATIEEVHEPYLLQLGFLERTPRGRIATGKAHEHLGLKASGKFL from the coding sequence ATGTCGCAGAGCGATTCAAAAAAAGACCTGCAAAAAGGTGCCGGAAAGGTGCCTTCAGTAGGAACCGATGTTGGTGGTGCACCTGCCGACGAGAATTTCCTCGATCAAACACTGCGCCCGTCGCAGTGGGATGATTATATTGGCCAGAAAAATATCAAGGAGAACCTCAGTATCCTGCTCACTGCCGCACGCGAACGCAACCATCCACCTGAACACATTCTCTTCTACGGCCCACCAGGTCTCGGCAAAACCACTCTCGCCCATCTCATTTCCAAAGAAATGAACGCACAGATGAAGGTGACCTCCGGCCCGGCGATCGAGAAAGTCGGCGACTTGGCCTCGATTTTAACCAATCTTTCGGCTGGTGACATTTTGTTTGTCGATGAGATACATCGTCTGAACCGCTCCATTGAAGAGATCCTTTACCCTGCCATGGAGTCGGGCTCGCTAGACATCATCATTGGCAAAGGACCTTCGGCGCGCACTATTCAGCTTGAGCTGCCCGCGTTTACTTTGATCGCCGCTACCACGCGCATTGCCATGCTGTCCTCGCCGCTTCGTTCACGCTTCAGTGGCGGCACCTTCCGTCTCGAATTTTATTCCCAACCCGAGATCGAAGAGATCGTGAAGCGTTCAGCGAAGATTCTCGGGGTGGAGATTGAAACTGCCGCGATTGCCGAGATCGCCAAGCGCAGCCGCTTCACGCCGCGTACTGCCAACTATCTGCTCAAGCGCTGCCGCGACTTTGCCCAAGTGAAAAAAGGCAAGCTCGATGCCGACGTTGTGAAGAAAGCGCTCGACCTCCTTGGCGTCGACCACATTGGCCTGTTGCCTTCAGACCGTGCCGTACTTACAACTCTTATCGAAAAATTCAGTGGCGGCCCTGTAGGCCTAAACACTCTGGCGGCCGCGCTCTCCGAGGAAGAAGCGACCATCGAAGAGGTACACGAACCATACTTACTCCAGCTCGGTTTCCTCGAACGCACCCCGCGCGGCCGCATCGCCACCGGCAAGGCGCACGAACACCTTGGATTGAAAGCTTCGGGAAAGTTTCTGTAA
- the tsaE gene encoding tRNA (adenosine(37)-N6)-threonylcarbamoyltransferase complex ATPase subunit type 1 TsaE, producing MNPSPNTPAALFVSKALSDTAEFAKQIVLSLQPHSTTATILALSGDLGSGKTAFVKALASALGIKETITSPTFVIEQIYTLPKGAIFDRLIHIDAYRLEKSSELERLGWAEIATNPRNLICLEWPENVVGLSHFDNARELKFHFIDENTREISFS from the coding sequence ATGAACCCTTCCCCCAATACTCCCGCCGCTCTCTTTGTGAGCAAAGCACTCAGCGATACAGCAGAGTTCGCTAAGCAGATCGTTTTGAGCCTCCAACCCCATTCGACGACTGCGACCATCCTCGCTCTCTCCGGCGACCTCGGCTCCGGGAAGACGGCTTTTGTAAAAGCTCTCGCCTCGGCGCTCGGGATCAAAGAAACCATTACCAGCCCAACGTTTGTCATTGAGCAGATTTACACACTGCCGAAAGGTGCAATTTTCGACCGCCTCATCCACATCGACGCCTACCGCCTCGAAAAGTCGAGTGAGCTTGAGCGGCTTGGTTGGGCAGAGATTGCGACGAATCCACGAAATCTCATTTGCCTCGAGTGGCCGGAAAATGTTGTTGGCCTGTCTCATTTTGACAACGCCCGCGAGCTAAAATTCCACTTCATTGACGAAAACACCAGGGAGATTTCCTTTTCATAA
- a CDS encoding YebC/PmpR family DNA-binding transcriptional regulator: MSGHNKWKQIKEKKGKTDAQKSRAFTKYARLLTVEAKKAGGRKDAPNVKAVIERARAANMPNDNIERAIKKATEAGGGAMEHIIYEAYGPGGCAMIIETLTDNRNKAAQEVKHILSDHGFELAGIGSASWAFEKTRTEDGCEVWNPTTTIPLSEEDGAQLMTLTEALEENDEVQEVFTNAE; this comes from the coding sequence ATGTCCGGCCACAACAAATGGAAGCAGATTAAGGAAAAGAAGGGTAAGACCGATGCTCAGAAGAGCCGTGCGTTCACGAAGTACGCCCGCCTGCTGACAGTGGAGGCAAAGAAGGCGGGCGGGCGGAAAGACGCCCCGAATGTAAAAGCGGTGATCGAACGTGCCCGAGCCGCCAACATGCCAAACGACAATATCGAACGCGCCATCAAAAAAGCCACTGAAGCTGGTGGCGGTGCAATGGAACATATTATCTACGAGGCATACGGACCCGGCGGCTGTGCGATGATCATTGAAACTCTCACAGACAACCGCAACAAAGCAGCGCAGGAAGTGAAGCATATTCTTTCCGACCACGGCTTTGAGCTTGCCGGCATCGGCTCGGCAAGTTGGGCTTTTGAAAAAACTCGTACTGAGGACGGCTGTGAGGTCTGGAACCCAACCACCACCATTCCCCTCTCCGAAGAAGATGGTGCTCAGCTCATGACACTCACCGAAGCCCTCGAGGAAAATGATGAGGTGCAAGAAGTATTCACCAATGCTGAATAA
- a CDS encoding crossover junction endodeoxyribonuclease RuvC, whose protein sequence is MSATKKTAITKPLRVLAIDPGYERLGIAVAERVTEGTMRGKDILLFSECFQTSAKAAFPVRLRALGEELARVIEEFDPTIMAIETLFFTNNQKTAMNVAEARGVIVYEAARHGLPIAEYGPGQIKNATTGYGKSDKRQVISMIPKLIKITKDIEHDDEYDAIACAITCLASYRQ, encoded by the coding sequence ATGTCCGCCACCAAAAAAACTGCGATAACAAAACCTCTTCGCGTTCTCGCCATCGACCCGGGATACGAGCGACTTGGCATTGCCGTAGCTGAGCGAGTGACAGAAGGTACGATGCGCGGCAAAGACATTCTCCTTTTCTCAGAATGCTTCCAAACCTCGGCCAAGGCCGCCTTCCCTGTCCGTCTCCGCGCACTTGGAGAAGAACTCGCACGAGTGATCGAAGAATTCGATCCGACCATCATGGCGATCGAGACGCTCTTTTTCACTAACAACCAAAAGACGGCGATGAATGTGGCTGAGGCTCGCGGCGTCATCGTATACGAAGCCGCTCGCCACGGCCTCCCGATCGCTGAGTATGGCCCTGGGCAGATCAAAAATGCCACCACCGGCTACGGCAAGAGCGACAAACGACAGGTCATCAGCATGATCCCTAAGCTCATCAAGATCACAAAAGACATCGAACACGACGACGAATACGACGCGATCGCCTGCGCCATTACCTGCCTGGCTTCATATCGGCAATAG
- a CDS encoding type II toxin-antitoxin system mRNA interferase toxin, RelE/StbE family, whose translation MQLHILYSARFARHYKKMSMHIKNLAEKKETVFRQDPFDRGLKTHKLHGVLEGFYAFSLTAEHRIIFDFADKNTVRFYDIGDHDIYY comes from the coding sequence ATGCAGCTCCACATCCTTTATTCTGCACGGTTCGCAAGACACTATAAAAAGATGTCGATGCATATAAAAAATCTCGCCGAGAAGAAAGAGACTGTATTCAGACAAGATCCATTCGATAGAGGTCTAAAAACCCACAAATTACATGGAGTGCTCGAAGGGTTCTACGCGTTCTCGCTTACTGCAGAGCACCGTATCATTTTTGATTTTGCTGACAAAAACACTGTTCGTTTTTACGATATTGGCGATCATGATATCTATTACTGA
- a CDS encoding transglycosylase domain-containing protein, whose product MKRISSADLALARKRARKAAQQGAHYAHKIARHTVRHAHHWLKHRSTLLKEVVLVGISLCFIIGGFMTFWVSTFQLPDLASFEDRKLSESTKIYDRTGKILLYDVHNNIKRKNVAFEEISRNVKNATVAIEDTEFYEHSGIKPTAILRAIITDIFTLQLAQGGSTITQQVVKNSLLTTDKTITRKLKEWVLALKLERVLTKDQILGIYLNEAPYGGTIYGVEQASEEFFGVHASDLTLAQSAYLAALPQAPSFFSPFGNHVDRLEVRKNVVLQQMLEHAFITQKEYDAARKETVTFNKPENRGIKAPHFVFYIREYITEKYGEQVVSEGGLKVITTLDYELQQKGEEIVKRFAIDNKKTIDAENAALVALDPKTGQILTMIGSRDYFDTEINGNFNVTLARRQPGSSFKPFVYAEAFIKGYSPETVLFDLPTEFSSDCTPNITVSATSTQLIVASSTPNRPDAVCYSPRNYDGGFRGPITLRDALAQSINIPAIKTLYLAGIHDSLTLAKEMGISGLADADRYGLTLVLGGGEVTPLDMTSAYSVFANQGVRNPETGILKITDRDGNVLEQFQARPVPVLDPNIALTISDVLSDNEARAPIFGNNSALRFPGYDVAVKTGTTNEFKDMWVVGYTPNIAVGAWAGNNDGRPIAKENSARQVIAPLWNAFMYETFKKYPAENFPKPTPLQDETVKPVLRGFWQGNQSYSVDKITGKLATEYTPPELREERVIRSAHSILYWIDKNDPNGPQPLMPSSDPSFANWEYSVQKWAELNRLIDEGTGVIPTQKDDVHVPEFFPSLTFTTPAPNASLSKTDTVSVSVGIRSHFPLNRIDYYLNNAYLGTTEQSPWIFSFHLSDTDSANLSGPNVLKAVAKDSVGNKTEATTSFNVL is encoded by the coding sequence ATGAAACGCATATCTTCGGCAGACCTCGCCCTCGCGCGTAAAAGGGCGCGGAAGGCGGCCCAGCAGGGCGCTCATTACGCCCACAAGATCGCCCGACACACAGTCCGCCATGCGCACCACTGGCTGAAACATCGCTCCACGCTCCTCAAGGAAGTGGTGCTGGTTGGCATTTCCCTCTGCTTTATCATCGGCGGCTTCATGACCTTCTGGGTATCCACCTTCCAGCTACCCGACTTGGCCTCTTTTGAGGACCGAAAATTGAGTGAATCGACCAAAATCTACGACCGCACAGGCAAAATCCTCCTCTACGATGTACATAACAATATCAAGCGCAAAAATGTCGCATTTGAAGAGATCTCTCGGAATGTGAAGAATGCGACTGTAGCCATCGAGGATACTGAATTTTACGAACACTCTGGCATCAAGCCGACAGCGATCTTGCGAGCAATCATCACCGACATCTTTACTTTACAGCTCGCACAGGGTGGCTCAACAATCACGCAGCAGGTTGTAAAAAACTCGCTCCTCACCACCGACAAAACCATCACTCGAAAGCTGAAGGAGTGGGTGTTGGCTCTGAAACTCGAACGGGTGCTCACCAAGGACCAAATTTTGGGGATCTATCTCAATGAGGCACCGTACGGCGGCACTATTTACGGCGTAGAACAAGCGTCTGAGGAGTTTTTTGGGGTTCATGCTAGCGATTTGACCTTGGCTCAATCTGCATATCTCGCCGCCTTGCCCCAAGCACCTTCTTTCTTCTCCCCTTTTGGCAACCATGTTGACCGCCTCGAGGTACGCAAAAACGTCGTGCTACAACAAATGCTTGAGCATGCTTTCATTACACAAAAAGAATATGATGCCGCTAGAAAAGAAACTGTCACTTTCAACAAACCGGAAAATCGCGGCATCAAAGCCCCGCATTTTGTCTTCTATATTCGTGAGTATATTACAGAGAAGTATGGTGAGCAGGTCGTGTCTGAGGGTGGACTAAAGGTGATCACCACCCTCGACTACGAACTCCAGCAAAAAGGCGAAGAAATTGTGAAGCGTTTTGCGATCGACAACAAAAAGACCATCGATGCGGAAAACGCTGCCCTCGTCGCGCTCGATCCAAAGACCGGCCAGATCCTCACCATGATCGGCTCGCGCGACTACTTCGACACGGAGATCAATGGCAACTTCAACGTCACTCTCGCCCGCCGACAGCCCGGATCTTCATTCAAACCATTCGTGTACGCTGAGGCTTTCATCAAGGGGTACTCTCCGGAGACCGTGCTTTTCGACCTCCCAACCGAGTTTTCGAGCGACTGCACCCCAAACATCACTGTCAGCGCCACTAGCACCCAGCTGATCGTGGCCTCAAGCACACCAAATCGCCCGGATGCCGTCTGCTACTCCCCGCGCAACTATGACGGTGGCTTCCGTGGGCCGATAACACTGCGCGACGCACTCGCCCAGTCGATCAACATCCCAGCGATCAAGACTTTGTACCTTGCGGGCATCCACGACTCCCTCACACTAGCGAAAGAGATGGGTATTAGTGGTCTCGCAGATGCCGACCGATACGGCCTCACTTTGGTGCTTGGTGGTGGCGAAGTGACCCCTCTCGATATGACTAGCGCATATTCAGTATTTGCCAACCAAGGAGTGCGCAATCCAGAAACAGGCATCTTGAAGATCACGGATCGCGACGGCAACGTCCTAGAGCAGTTTCAGGCTCGCCCCGTACCGGTACTAGATCCAAATATCGCCCTCACCATCTCGGATGTGCTTTCAGACAATGAAGCTCGTGCGCCAATCTTTGGCAACAACTCGGCACTTCGCTTCCCTGGATATGACGTGGCGGTAAAGACGGGAACCACCAATGAGTTCAAGGATATGTGGGTGGTGGGCTACACACCCAACATCGCGGTGGGTGCCTGGGCCGGCAACAACGACGGCCGCCCGATCGCTAAAGAGAATTCCGCCCGCCAGGTGATCGCCCCCCTCTGGAATGCCTTCATGTATGAAACGTTTAAAAAATACCCAGCCGAAAACTTCCCGAAGCCGACGCCGCTCCAGGATGAGACAGTCAAGCCGGTACTCCGAGGCTTCTGGCAAGGTAACCAATCGTACTCTGTCGACAAGATCACCGGCAAGCTCGCCACCGAATACACGCCGCCCGAGCTCAGAGAAGAGCGCGTCATCCGAAGCGCACACTCCATCCTCTACTGGATCGACAAAAATGACCCGAACGGACCTCAACCGCTGATGCCGAGCAGTGACCCGTCATTTGCAAATTGGGAGTACTCGGTCCAAAAGTGGGCGGAGCTGAACCGACTCATTGACGAAGGTACGGGGGTGATCCCGACACAGAAAGACGACGTGCACGTGCCGGAATTCTTCCCATCCCTCACCTTCACCACTCCCGCACCAAACGCCTCCCTCTCCAAGACAGACACCGTCAGTGTATCTGTCGGCATCCGCAGCCACTTCCCACTCAACCGAATCGATTACTATCTCAACAATGCGTACCTCGGCACCACCGAGCAGTCCCCTTGGATATTTTCCTTCCATCTATCAGATACTGACTCAGCAAACCTCTCGGGTCCAAACGTACTCAAAGCTGTGGCGAAAGACAGTGTCGGCAACAAAACCGAGGCGACGACGTCATTTAATGTCCTTTAG
- the tyrS gene encoding tyrosine--tRNA ligase, producing MNPLFSFLRKQPNINVDPKKVADILTRGVEDVFVKESLEKKLLSGKQLRVKLGIDPTSAKIHLGRAITLRKLKAFQDLGHQIVLIVGDFTALVGDPSDKLDKRPMLTPEKIRENLRDYKKQIGKIIDVNRTEFVFNSKWLSKLGFAEIATLAESFSVQQMTARRNFKDRLDKGEEISLRELLYPLMQGYDSVAVKADIELGGFDQLFNLKAGRVIQKHYGQPEQDVLTTAMLEGTDGRKMSSSWGNVIAIVDSADEMFGKLMSVRDELVSKYFLLCTDLSESEITAGEAAIATGANPRDRKVQLAKAIVALYHDQGAADAAEQRFNNVFASGAMPDDAPTVSVAKGAVLADVLVAEKIVSSKSDWRRLVDGGGVHIVGADGPKDKITDYHFAVSTDIDLKIGARRFAKIRTK from the coding sequence ATGAACCCCCTCTTTTCTTTCCTCAGAAAACAGCCGAATATCAACGTTGACCCTAAAAAAGTGGCCGATATTCTCACTCGCGGTGTCGAAGATGTATTTGTAAAGGAGTCACTGGAGAAAAAACTTCTTTCTGGCAAGCAGCTACGCGTGAAGCTTGGTATTGACCCTACAAGTGCAAAGATTCATCTCGGCCGTGCTATTACCTTGCGAAAGCTCAAGGCATTTCAGGACCTCGGGCATCAGATAGTGCTCATTGTTGGAGACTTCACTGCGCTTGTTGGTGATCCTTCAGACAAGCTCGACAAGCGCCCGATGCTCACGCCGGAAAAGATCCGCGAAAATCTCCGCGATTACAAAAAGCAGATTGGCAAGATCATCGACGTCAACCGTACGGAATTTGTGTTCAACAGTAAATGGCTCTCGAAACTCGGTTTCGCCGAGATTGCCACGCTCGCCGAAAGCTTCTCCGTGCAACAGATGACCGCACGACGCAACTTCAAAGACCGACTCGATAAGGGTGAGGAGATTTCGCTCCGAGAGCTTTTGTACCCACTCATGCAAGGGTACGACTCTGTGGCGGTGAAAGCCGATATCGAGCTTGGTGGATTTGATCAACTATTTAATTTGAAAGCGGGGCGTGTTATCCAGAAGCACTACGGTCAGCCGGAGCAGGACGTGCTTACTACCGCGATGCTCGAGGGTACCGATGGCCGAAAGATGTCTTCGAGTTGGGGGAATGTCATTGCGATTGTGGACAGTGCCGATGAGATGTTCGGCAAGCTAATGTCCGTACGCGACGAATTAGTTTCGAAATATTTCTTGCTTTGCACCGACCTCTCGGAGAGCGAGATTACAGCGGGGGAGGCGGCCATTGCCACCGGCGCCAATCCACGTGACCGAAAAGTGCAACTCGCTAAGGCTATTGTTGCTCTCTATCACGACCAAGGGGCGGCCGATGCCGCTGAGCAGCGTTTTAATAATGTATTTGCTTCAGGTGCGATGCCTGATGACGCGCCGACAGTGTCTGTTGCGAAGGGCGCCGTGCTCGCTGATGTTCTAGTTGCCGAAAAAATTGTTTCTTCAAAGTCCGATTGGCGTCGCCTCGTAGATGGTGGCGGAGTGCATATCGTGGGTGCTGACGGTCCGAAGGACAAGATCACTGACTACCACTTTGCTGTCTCTACCGACATTGATCTGAAGATTGGCGCTCGCCGTTTCGCGAAGATCCGTACTAAATAA
- a CDS encoding ribbon-helix-helix domain-containing protein — MRTVLNISLPTDLAKEVRREVKSGSFASTSEFIRHLIRLWNTEKLALQLRHDKVDFEKGKGKVLRSLASLR; from the coding sequence ATGCGAACCGTACTAAATATATCATTGCCAACTGACTTGGCGAAAGAAGTTCGTCGAGAGGTAAAATCTGGCAGCTTCGCTTCTACTAGCGAGTTTATTCGCCACCTTATTCGCCTTTGGAACACGGAGAAGCTTGCGCTCCAGCTCAGGCATGACAAGGTTGATTTTGAAAAGGGGAAAGGTAAAGTGCTTCGCTCCCTAGCTTCTTTGCGATAA
- a CDS encoding GspE/PulE family protein: MIQFDEDKQNKKIKDLYSTEEEELAQMLAARYGLLYVNFSQIPINSDALRVIEESKARAAKCVAYNRVDKRLEIAVLSPKNDATIALIGELEQKGYKVSQAMASINSLTRAWEMYKDLSFASETKAGSLEVSSEEIAEMLAKVQTVEDVKKMVADILSQNKGFRISKIFEIILAGALATGASDVHLEPEENAVRLRLRLDGVLHNVLSLDHETYHLLLSRVKLLSGMKLNIKTDAQDGRLSVKLNESEIEIRVSILPGSYSESIVMRILNPKNIAVPLEDMGIDPKLFAVLQKEIDRPEGMILTTGPTGSGKTTTLYAFLRKVSKPEIKIITIEDPIEYHLPGIVQTQVESEKGYDFLNGLRAALRQDPDVIMVGEIRDNETAQIAINSAQTGHLVFSTLHTNSAAGTFPRLIDLGVNPKTLTSAVNIALAQRLVRVLCPSCKKQAPLDPENAALVAKTLAAIADPSYRDALTKESVDATKQWLPVGCDKCNLTGYKGRIGIYEAILRSEAIEQAVIGNPSEREIKKAALAQGILDMRQDGVLKMLRGVTSLDELSRVIDLFDEF; the protein is encoded by the coding sequence ATGATCCAGTTTGACGAAGACAAGCAAAATAAGAAGATCAAGGACCTCTACTCCACCGAGGAAGAGGAGCTGGCCCAGATGCTCGCCGCACGCTATGGCTTGCTCTATGTGAATTTCTCGCAGATCCCCATCAATAGCGATGCGCTGCGTGTAATCGAAGAATCAAAAGCGCGTGCGGCGAAATGTGTGGCATACAACCGCGTCGACAAGCGCCTCGAGATCGCCGTACTCTCGCCAAAAAATGATGCGACCATCGCTTTGATTGGCGAGCTTGAGCAGAAAGGATACAAAGTGTCGCAGGCGATGGCATCGATCAACAGTCTCACTCGTGCTTGGGAGATGTACAAGGATCTTTCCTTCGCTTCGGAGACCAAGGCTGGTTCGCTCGAGGTGTCGAGTGAGGAGATCGCGGAAATGCTCGCCAAAGTGCAGACGGTCGAGGACGTGAAGAAGATGGTCGCGGACATTTTATCTCAAAATAAAGGTTTCCGTATCTCGAAAATCTTCGAAATCATCCTTGCTGGTGCATTGGCCACCGGCGCTTCCGACGTCCACCTCGAGCCGGAAGAAAATGCTGTGCGTCTGCGCTTGCGTCTCGATGGCGTACTCCACAATGTACTCTCTCTCGATCATGAGACATACCACCTCCTCCTCTCTCGCGTAAAGCTGTTGTCGGGCATGAAGCTCAATATCAAAACCGACGCGCAAGACGGTCGTCTCAGCGTGAAGCTCAACGAAAGTGAGATCGAAATCCGCGTATCAATCCTGCCCGGCTCGTACAGCGAGTCTATCGTAATGCGTATTTTGAATCCAAAAAATATTGCGGTGCCGCTCGAAGACATGGGCATCGACCCGAAGCTCTTCGCGGTGTTGCAGAAAGAGATCGACCGACCAGAGGGCATGATCCTCACCACTGGCCCGACCGGATCTGGAAAAACCACGACGCTATATGCCTTTTTGAGGAAAGTGAGCAAGCCGGAGATCAAGATTATCACCATCGAAGACCCGATCGAATATCATCTGCCTGGCATCGTGCAGACGCAGGTCGAGTCGGAAAAAGGGTATGATTTTTTGAACGGATTGCGCGCTGCTTTGCGACAGGACCCTGATGTGATCATGGTGGGTGAAATTCGCGACAATGAAACCGCGCAAATTGCGATCAACTCCGCACAGACTGGCCACCTTGTATTCTCCACACTGCACACCAATAGCGCTGCTGGCACCTTCCCCCGCCTCATCGACCTCGGTGTAAATCCAAAGACGCTTACCTCGGCCGTGAATATCGCTCTGGCACAGCGACTTGTACGCGTATTGTGTCCATCGTGCAAAAAACAAGCGCCACTAGATCCGGAAAATGCTGCGCTCGTAGCCAAGACCCTCGCCGCGATTGCCGATCCGTCATATCGAGATGCCCTGACAAAAGAATCTGTCGACGCCACGAAACAATGGCTCCCTGTCGGCTGTGATAAATGCAATCTGACCGGATACAAGGGCCGAATCGGTATCTATGAAGCTATCCTGCGCAGCGAAGCAATAGAACAAGCGGTGATCGGCAATCCGAGCGAGCGCGAGATCAAAAAGGCCGCGCTCGCTCAAGGTATCCTCGACATGCGTCAAGATGGCGTGTTGAAAATGCTCCGTGGTGTCACTTCCCTCGATGAACTGAGTCGTGTGATTGACCTCTTCGACGAATTCTAG